A window from Temnothorax longispinosus isolate EJ_2023e chromosome 1, Tlon_JGU_v1, whole genome shotgun sequence encodes these proteins:
- the LOC139808215 gene encoding peptidyl-prolyl cis-trans isomerase NIMA-interacting 4, translating into MPPKKNAGAAKGSKSKSSEESGGGKAEKKGGNSVKVRHILCEKQSKILEALEKLKAGQKFNEVAATYSEDKARSGGDLGWMTRGSMVGPFQDAAFALPVSSLGSPVYTDPPVKTKFGYHIIMVEGKK; encoded by the exons ATGCCGCCGAAGAAGAACGCCGGTGCCGCGAAAGGAAGCAAGAGCAAATCCTCGGAGGAGAGCGGCGGCGGGAAAGCGGAGAAGAAAGGAGGGAACTCAGTGAAG GTTAGACATATCTTGTGCGAGAAGCAGTCGAAAATACTGGAGGCGCTGGAGAAGTTGAAGGCTGGTCAGAAGTTCAACGAGGTCGCGGCGACGTACAGTGAAGACAAGGCCAGATCTGGG GGTGATCTCGGTTGGATGACGCGAGGTTCCATGGTAGGACCCTTTCAAGACGCTGCCTTTGCGTTACCAGTTTCTAGCCTGGGGTCTCCGGTTTACACGGATCCACCGGTGAAAACAAAGTTCGGGTATCACATCATAATGGTGGAAGGTAAAAAGTAG
- the LOC139808208 gene encoding L-selectin gives MITFVLLAALVTLSSAQFRPLPGTRLLESPNPTLCAQRTIHQRFKGKGYYFSWADPRTAGQEVDWLSARNFCRQRCMDLISLETSIENEFIKSRIVQDNVKYIWTSGRLCDFKGCDRPDLQPLHINGWFWTAELQKLAPTNDRSQNDWSESGGIGKPQPDNREAIQGGAPENCLAVLNQFYNDGVNWHDVACHHKKPWVCEDNENLLKYVRFTNPNIRV, from the exons atgataacCTTTGTGCTTCTTGCTGCTTTGGTGACGTTGTCCTCCGCCCAATTCCGTCCACTACCCGGCACTCGGCTTTTGGAATCGCCGAATCCAACACTTTGCGCGCAGA GAACTATCCATCAACGATTCAAAGGAAAAGGCTATTACTTCTCGTGGGCCGATCCGAGGACAGCCGGGCAGGAGGTGGATTGGCTGTCAGCTAGAAACTTCTGCCGACAACGTTGTATGGACCTAATTTCGCTGGAGACCTCCATCGAGAACGAGTTCATCAAGAGCCGCATCGTTCAAG ACAACGTGAAGTATATCTGGACCTCCGGTCGCCTCTGCGACTTCAAAGGCTGCGACCGGCCGGATCTGCAGCCCCTTCATATAAACGGCTGGTTCTGGACCGCCGAGTTGCAGAAGCTCGCGCCGACCAACGATCGTAGTCAAAATGACTGGTCCGAGAGCGGCGG CATCGGCAAGCCACAACCTGACAATCGCGAGGCCATACAGGGCGGCGCTCCCGAAAATTGCCTTGCGGTCCTCAATCAATTCTACAACGATGGAGTGAACTGGCACGACGTGGCGTGTCATCATAAGAAACCGTGGGTCTGCGAGGACAATGAGAATCTCCTGAAATATGTCCGCTTCACCAATCCCAATATCCGTGtgtaa
- the LOC139808181 gene encoding uncharacterized protein isoform X2 yields the protein MTEPELCRLCAETKENLIGIYDPEGQKLAIEAKIAKCLQIQVLMTDGLPLTVCIDCCDSLNQCSEFFEKTNRAQISLRQLLTNPKSEPQPIEPNIDYVEETIEFPKNEVNNEEMVQCQLPGSYVNETVNILNTSYFIEGCTKNENTKTQAMQDNAKQKKCKMQIKKSSPKQTKKKLKKKGQMQKTEEESELHISSEIDIKEHPVPDATLEDSVEIVDNYMPETESNLEIRETRTVEAAKHGRKKAEGLDRYPWLCTDCNDKLPSLEALEEHHETVHNQQAKYMCVQCCKVYDKYYGFLTHVKRHKNKAKFSCEDCGKSFVHKKVLDSHKTIHSEERPFVCQTCGKAFRQQSALCIHNRCHLPETMRNKFQCDQCDKSFSTKPNLVTHKRIHSGVRNFTCDQCGKSFIQKGNLEAHFLTHSPDKPYNCSQCTKAFKTPLQLKKHETVHTGAKPHQCAVCGRTFREKGTLREHHRIHTGAMPFTCEFCGKCFRFKGILTTHRRQHTGERPYSCLDCQHHFTNWPNYNKHMKRRHGINTSHTKHLTNNQQLQQQQSTEQTQSPQIQQQSAGEDPLSIPQTESTTVQVIQAVPHASASQPIVIQTIPTTTIQTFQTDVNSTVQETVFRDRTLTNTYFNTALQNILPTNLPYNFYSISNVTENDLIQHR from the exons atgacggaGCCGGAACTCTGCCGGTTGTGCGCCGAGACCAAGGAGAATCTCATCGGGATCTACGATCCCGAGGGCCAGAAGCTCGCGATCGAGGCCAAGATCGCCAAGTGTCTGCAGATACAG GTTCTCATGACAGATGGCTTGCCACTTACGGTTTGTATTGACTGCTGTGATTCATTGAACCAGTGCAGCGAGTTCTTTGAGAAGACCAATCGAGCACAAATATCTCTAAGACAATTGCTGACAAATCCAAAGTCCGAGCCACAACCGATCGAGCCGAATATAGATTATGTCGAGGAGACGATAGAGTTTCCAAAGAACGAGGTTAACAACGAGGAGATGGTCCAGTGCCAATTACCTGGCAGTTACGTCAACGAGAcggtcaatattttaaatacttcttaCTTCATCGAGGGATGTACGAAAAACGAAAATACCAAAACTCAGGCAATGCAAGATAATGCAAAACAGAAGAAGTGTAAGATGCAGATAAAGAAAAGCTCTCCTAAACAAACTAAGAAAAAGTTGAAGAAAAAAGGCCAGATGCAAAAGACGGAAGAGGAGTCCGAGCTCCATATATCTTCTGAAATAGACATTAAGGAACATCCTGTTCCTGATGCAACTTTGGAAGACAGCGTTGAAATCGTAGATAATTATATGCCAG aGACAGAATCAAACTTAGAAATAAGAGAAACACGAACGGTGGAAGCAGCGAAGCATGGAAGAAAAAAGGCGGAAGGTCTAGACAGATATCCTTGGTTATGCACAGATTGCAATGACAAATTACCATCTCTGGAGGCATTAGAGGAGCATCATGAAACGGTGCATAATCAACAAGCCAAGTATATGTGTGTGCAATGTTGTAAGGTCTATGATAAGTACTATGGATTCCTCACTCATGTTAAGAGGCATAAGAATAAGGCGAAGTTTAG CTGTGAAGATTGTGGAAAATcatttgtacataaaaaagtattgGACTCTCACAAGACCATTCACAGCGAAGAACGGCCATTTGTGTGCCAAACTTGCGGTAAAGCTTTCAGACAGCAAAGTGCTTTATGTATTCATAATCGATGCCATTTGCCTGAGACGATGAGGAATAAATTTCAATGCGATCAGTGTGATAAAAG cttttcGACAAAACCGAATCTTGTAACACACAAACGTATTCATTCTGGTGTCAGAAACTTCACGTGCGATCAGTGTGGCAAGAGCTTCATACAGAAAGGGAATTTAGAGGCTCATTTCCTAACTCATTCACCAGATAAGCCATATAATTGTTCTCAGTGTACAAAGGC gtTTAAAACGCCCCTGCAATTGAAGAAACATGAAACGGTGCATACTGGTGCCAAGCCACATCAATGTGCTGTATGTGGACGAACTTTCAGAGAGAAAGGAACTTTGAGAGAACATCACAGAATTCATACCGGTGCGATGCCGTTTACCTGTGAATTCTGTGGGAAGTGCTTCCGTTTCAAAGGGATATTAACT ACGCACAGGCGACAACACACCGGAGAGCGTCCGTATAGTTGTTTGGATTGTCAGCATCACTTCACGAATTGGCCAAATTACAACAAGCATATGAAACGTCGACACGGAATCAACACTTCTCACACTAAGCATTTGACCAATAATCAACAATTGCAACAGCAACAGTCGACAGAGCAAACGCAGTCACCTCAGATACAACAGCAGTCTGCTGGAGAGGATCCACTTTCTATACCTCAGACAGAATCAACGACAGTACaa GTAATACAAGCAGTTCCTCATGCCTCAGCATCACAACCGATAGTCATTCAAACTATTCCGACAACTACCATTCAGACCTTCCAAACGGACGTTAATAGTACTGTTCAAGAAACGGTATTCAGAGACCGTACTTTAACAAACACGTATTTTAATACAGCATTACAGAACATTTTGCCAACAAACTTGCCGTATAACTTTTATAGCATTTCTAACGTTACGGAGAATGATTTAATTCAACATAGATAA
- the LOC139808181 gene encoding uncharacterized protein isoform X1: MTEPELCRLCAETKENLIGIYDPEGQKLAIEAKIAKCLQIQVLMTDGLPLTVCIDCCDSLNQCSEFFEKTNRAQISLRQLLTNPKSEPQPIEPNIDYVEETIEFPKNEVNNEEMVQCQLPGSYVNETVNILNTSYFIEGCTKNENTKTQAMQDNAKQKKCKMQIKKSSPKQTKKKLKKKGQMQKTEEESELHISSEIDIKEHPVPDATLEDSVEIVDNYMPVETESNLEIRETRTVEAAKHGRKKAEGLDRYPWLCTDCNDKLPSLEALEEHHETVHNQQAKYMCVQCCKVYDKYYGFLTHVKRHKNKAKFSCEDCGKSFVHKKVLDSHKTIHSEERPFVCQTCGKAFRQQSALCIHNRCHLPETMRNKFQCDQCDKSFSTKPNLVTHKRIHSGVRNFTCDQCGKSFIQKGNLEAHFLTHSPDKPYNCSQCTKAFKTPLQLKKHETVHTGAKPHQCAVCGRTFREKGTLREHHRIHTGAMPFTCEFCGKCFRFKGILTTHRRQHTGERPYSCLDCQHHFTNWPNYNKHMKRRHGINTSHTKHLTNNQQLQQQQSTEQTQSPQIQQQSAGEDPLSIPQTESTTVQVIQAVPHASASQPIVIQTIPTTTIQTFQTDVNSTVQETVFRDRTLTNTYFNTALQNILPTNLPYNFYSISNVTENDLIQHR; this comes from the exons atgacggaGCCGGAACTCTGCCGGTTGTGCGCCGAGACCAAGGAGAATCTCATCGGGATCTACGATCCCGAGGGCCAGAAGCTCGCGATCGAGGCCAAGATCGCCAAGTGTCTGCAGATACAG GTTCTCATGACAGATGGCTTGCCACTTACGGTTTGTATTGACTGCTGTGATTCATTGAACCAGTGCAGCGAGTTCTTTGAGAAGACCAATCGAGCACAAATATCTCTAAGACAATTGCTGACAAATCCAAAGTCCGAGCCACAACCGATCGAGCCGAATATAGATTATGTCGAGGAGACGATAGAGTTTCCAAAGAACGAGGTTAACAACGAGGAGATGGTCCAGTGCCAATTACCTGGCAGTTACGTCAACGAGAcggtcaatattttaaatacttcttaCTTCATCGAGGGATGTACGAAAAACGAAAATACCAAAACTCAGGCAATGCAAGATAATGCAAAACAGAAGAAGTGTAAGATGCAGATAAAGAAAAGCTCTCCTAAACAAACTAAGAAAAAGTTGAAGAAAAAAGGCCAGATGCAAAAGACGGAAGAGGAGTCCGAGCTCCATATATCTTCTGAAATAGACATTAAGGAACATCCTGTTCCTGATGCAACTTTGGAAGACAGCGTTGAAATCGTAGATAATTATATGCCAG tagaGACAGAATCAAACTTAGAAATAAGAGAAACACGAACGGTGGAAGCAGCGAAGCATGGAAGAAAAAAGGCGGAAGGTCTAGACAGATATCCTTGGTTATGCACAGATTGCAATGACAAATTACCATCTCTGGAGGCATTAGAGGAGCATCATGAAACGGTGCATAATCAACAAGCCAAGTATATGTGTGTGCAATGTTGTAAGGTCTATGATAAGTACTATGGATTCCTCACTCATGTTAAGAGGCATAAGAATAAGGCGAAGTTTAG CTGTGAAGATTGTGGAAAATcatttgtacataaaaaagtattgGACTCTCACAAGACCATTCACAGCGAAGAACGGCCATTTGTGTGCCAAACTTGCGGTAAAGCTTTCAGACAGCAAAGTGCTTTATGTATTCATAATCGATGCCATTTGCCTGAGACGATGAGGAATAAATTTCAATGCGATCAGTGTGATAAAAG cttttcGACAAAACCGAATCTTGTAACACACAAACGTATTCATTCTGGTGTCAGAAACTTCACGTGCGATCAGTGTGGCAAGAGCTTCATACAGAAAGGGAATTTAGAGGCTCATTTCCTAACTCATTCACCAGATAAGCCATATAATTGTTCTCAGTGTACAAAGGC gtTTAAAACGCCCCTGCAATTGAAGAAACATGAAACGGTGCATACTGGTGCCAAGCCACATCAATGTGCTGTATGTGGACGAACTTTCAGAGAGAAAGGAACTTTGAGAGAACATCACAGAATTCATACCGGTGCGATGCCGTTTACCTGTGAATTCTGTGGGAAGTGCTTCCGTTTCAAAGGGATATTAACT ACGCACAGGCGACAACACACCGGAGAGCGTCCGTATAGTTGTTTGGATTGTCAGCATCACTTCACGAATTGGCCAAATTACAACAAGCATATGAAACGTCGACACGGAATCAACACTTCTCACACTAAGCATTTGACCAATAATCAACAATTGCAACAGCAACAGTCGACAGAGCAAACGCAGTCACCTCAGATACAACAGCAGTCTGCTGGAGAGGATCCACTTTCTATACCTCAGACAGAATCAACGACAGTACaa GTAATACAAGCAGTTCCTCATGCCTCAGCATCACAACCGATAGTCATTCAAACTATTCCGACAACTACCATTCAGACCTTCCAAACGGACGTTAATAGTACTGTTCAAGAAACGGTATTCAGAGACCGTACTTTAACAAACACGTATTTTAATACAGCATTACAGAACATTTTGCCAACAAACTTGCCGTATAACTTTTATAGCATTTCTAACGTTACGGAGAATGATTTAATTCAACATAGATAA